The Populus alba chromosome 4, ASM523922v2, whole genome shotgun sequence genome contains a region encoding:
- the LOC118040486 gene encoding probable amidase At4g34880 isoform X2 — translation MANNSLLFLILASLLLSGFFTKTSSAFSIEEATIDDLQLAFKHNQLTSRQLVEFYLKRIRRLNPLLRGVIEVNPDALFLADKADRERRVNTPGSTGGLHGIPILLKDNIATKDKLNTTAGSYALLGSVVPRDAGVVMKLRKAGAIILGKSSLSEWANFRTNDAPAGFCGRSGQGKNPYVLSASPCGSSSGSGISVAANLAAVSLGTETDGSILCPSSYNSVVGIKPTVGLTSRAGVIPITPRQDTVGTVSDAVYVLDAIVGFDSNDAATREAAKYIPNGGYRQFLNPLGLKGKRLGILRTPFYNSAGNDKGSRRHQTFEHHFQTLRRQGAVLVDNLQISDVDTFTAGKNGELLAMLLEFKPALNEYLEQLVASPVRSLAAVIAFNKKFSRLEKTKEYGQELFEKAEFLSRNITNIDATLKKLVSTFSKLSKNGLEKLIKKNKLDALVAPDFSGVLTFVLAIGQYPGISVPAGYDSDGVPFGISFGGPKGSEPKLIEIAYGFETATKVRRPPAFKP, via the exons ATGGCCAACAATTCTCTACTGTTTTTAATTCTTGcctctttattattatctgGGTTCTTCACCAAGACAAGCAGTGCCTTCTCAATTGAAGAAGCAACTATAGATGATCTTCAACTAGCTTTTAAGCACAACCAACTAACCTCCAGACAACTCGTTGAGTTCTACCTCAAACGGATCCGCAGACTCAATCCGCTTCTTAGAGGGGTCATAGAGGTGAACCCTGATGCACTCTTTCTAGCCGATAAGGCTGACCGAGAGCGCAGGGTCAACACCCCAGGGTCAACTGGTGGTTTGCACGGGATTCCCATCCTGCTCAAGGACAATATTGCAACCAAAGACAAACTGAACACTACAGCTGGTTCTTATGCACTGCTTGGATCAGTTGTCCCTCGGGATGCAGGTGTTGTAATGAAGTTGAGGAAAGCTGGAGCTATCATTTTAGGGAAGTCTAGCTTGAGTGAGTGGGCTAATTTCAGGACAAATGACGCACCCGCAGGTTTTTGTGGGAGAAGCGGCCAAGGAAAG AATCCATATGTTTTGTCCGCGTCTCCTTGTGGGTCAAGCAGCGGGTCAGGAATATCAGTGGCAGCGAACTTGGCAGCCGTGTCACTTGGGACCGAGACTGATGGCTCCATCCTATGTCCATCGAGTTACAACTCAGTTGTGGGCATCAAACCCACTGTTGGTCTCACTAGTAGAGCTGGGGTTATCCCCATCACCCCTAGACAGGACACTGTGGG GACAGTATCGGACGCTGTGTATGTTCTTGATGCCATTGTAGGCTTTGATTCAAATGATGCTGCAACCAGAGAAGCAGCAAAATATATTCCGAACGGTGGCTACAGACAATTTCTTAACCCTCTTGGGCTTAAGGGGAAGAGATTGGGGATATTGAGGACTCCATTTTACAATTCGGCCGGCAACGATAAAGGATCCCGTCGGCATCAAACTTTTGAGCACCATTTTCAAACACTAAg ACGACAAGGTGCGGTTCTCGTAGACAATTTGCAAATAAGCGACGTTGACACGTTCACAGCCGGGAAGAACGGAGAATTACTTGCAATGTTGCTCGAATTCAAGCCAGCCTTGAATGAGTATCTAGAACAGTTGGTGGCGTCTCCAGTCCGATCCTTAGCAGCTGTGATAGCCTTCAACAAAAAATTCTCCAGATTG GAAAAGACCAAGGAATACGGTCAAGAGCTCTTCGAGAAAGCCGAGTTCTTGAGTCGAAACATTACAAACATTGATGCAACATTGAAGAAACTGGTGTCAACATTCAGCAAACTCTCGAAGAATGGCCTCGAGAAATTAATCAAGAAGAACAAACTGGATGCACTGGTGGCACCTGATTTTAGTGGTGTATTAACATTTGTTCTTGCAATTGGACAATACCCTGGAATCAGTGTCCCTGCTGGGTATGACAGTGACGGTGTGCCCTTTGGCATTAGCTTCGGTGGACCAAAGGGTTCGGAGCCAAAACTAATTGAGATTGCTTATGGCTTTGAGACAGCTACCAAGGTTAGGAGGCCCCCTGCATTCAAGCCTTGA
- the LOC118040486 gene encoding probable amidase At4g34880 isoform X1, giving the protein MANNSLLFLILASLLLSGFFTKTSSAFSIEEATIDDLQLAFKHNQLTSRQLVEFYLKRIRRLNPLLRGVIEVNPDALFLADKADRERRVNTPGSTGGLHGIPILLKDNIATKDKLNTTAGSYALLGSVVPRDAGVVMKLRKAGAIILGKSSLSEWANFRTNDAPAGFCGRSGQGKNPYVLSASPCGSSSGSGISVAANLAAVSLGTETDGSILCPSSYNSVVGIKPTVGLTSRAGVIPITPRQDTVGPMCRTVSDAVYVLDAIVGFDSNDAATREAAKYIPNGGYRQFLNPLGLKGKRLGILRTPFYNSAGNDKGSRRHQTFEHHFQTLRRQGAVLVDNLQISDVDTFTAGKNGELLAMLLEFKPALNEYLEQLVASPVRSLAAVIAFNKKFSRLEKTKEYGQELFEKAEFLSRNITNIDATLKKLVSTFSKLSKNGLEKLIKKNKLDALVAPDFSGVLTFVLAIGQYPGISVPAGYDSDGVPFGISFGGPKGSEPKLIEIAYGFETATKVRRPPAFKP; this is encoded by the exons ATGGCCAACAATTCTCTACTGTTTTTAATTCTTGcctctttattattatctgGGTTCTTCACCAAGACAAGCAGTGCCTTCTCAATTGAAGAAGCAACTATAGATGATCTTCAACTAGCTTTTAAGCACAACCAACTAACCTCCAGACAACTCGTTGAGTTCTACCTCAAACGGATCCGCAGACTCAATCCGCTTCTTAGAGGGGTCATAGAGGTGAACCCTGATGCACTCTTTCTAGCCGATAAGGCTGACCGAGAGCGCAGGGTCAACACCCCAGGGTCAACTGGTGGTTTGCACGGGATTCCCATCCTGCTCAAGGACAATATTGCAACCAAAGACAAACTGAACACTACAGCTGGTTCTTATGCACTGCTTGGATCAGTTGTCCCTCGGGATGCAGGTGTTGTAATGAAGTTGAGGAAAGCTGGAGCTATCATTTTAGGGAAGTCTAGCTTGAGTGAGTGGGCTAATTTCAGGACAAATGACGCACCCGCAGGTTTTTGTGGGAGAAGCGGCCAAGGAAAG AATCCATATGTTTTGTCCGCGTCTCCTTGTGGGTCAAGCAGCGGGTCAGGAATATCAGTGGCAGCGAACTTGGCAGCCGTGTCACTTGGGACCGAGACTGATGGCTCCATCCTATGTCCATCGAGTTACAACTCAGTTGTGGGCATCAAACCCACTGTTGGTCTCACTAGTAGAGCTGGGGTTATCCCCATCACCCCTAGACAGGACACTGTGGG GCCAATGTGCAGGACAGTATCGGACGCTGTGTATGTTCTTGATGCCATTGTAGGCTTTGATTCAAATGATGCTGCAACCAGAGAAGCAGCAAAATATATTCCGAACGGTGGCTACAGACAATTTCTTAACCCTCTTGGGCTTAAGGGGAAGAGATTGGGGATATTGAGGACTCCATTTTACAATTCGGCCGGCAACGATAAAGGATCCCGTCGGCATCAAACTTTTGAGCACCATTTTCAAACACTAAg ACGACAAGGTGCGGTTCTCGTAGACAATTTGCAAATAAGCGACGTTGACACGTTCACAGCCGGGAAGAACGGAGAATTACTTGCAATGTTGCTCGAATTCAAGCCAGCCTTGAATGAGTATCTAGAACAGTTGGTGGCGTCTCCAGTCCGATCCTTAGCAGCTGTGATAGCCTTCAACAAAAAATTCTCCAGATTG GAAAAGACCAAGGAATACGGTCAAGAGCTCTTCGAGAAAGCCGAGTTCTTGAGTCGAAACATTACAAACATTGATGCAACATTGAAGAAACTGGTGTCAACATTCAGCAAACTCTCGAAGAATGGCCTCGAGAAATTAATCAAGAAGAACAAACTGGATGCACTGGTGGCACCTGATTTTAGTGGTGTATTAACATTTGTTCTTGCAATTGGACAATACCCTGGAATCAGTGTCCCTGCTGGGTATGACAGTGACGGTGTGCCCTTTGGCATTAGCTTCGGTGGACCAAAGGGTTCGGAGCCAAAACTAATTGAGATTGCTTATGGCTTTGAGACAGCTACCAAGGTTAGGAGGCCCCCTGCATTCAAGCCTTGA